Proteins from one candidate division KSB1 bacterium genomic window:
- a CDS encoding cation diffusion facilitator family transporter has translation MMVKTLLRKSVKLTLLEARIAIVANILLFGLKLWAGTVVGSIALIADAWHTLSDSVSSIVVLFGVKVAQKPADHEHPYGHGRAELIATLAIGVMLVVVAWSFLRESWLRLQGGESVVFGALAITVTAISVVVKEGLAQFAFRANKKVTSNILRADAWHHRSDAISSAALLVGMFLSFCFWWMDGVLGFLVALMIGYAAFEIIRDSIHQFLGRAVNPATREKIRDICKEYGVKSESIHHFHKHEYGDHMELTFHLRLPNNMTVETAHEIVKDIEQRIRDELDMETTVHVEPLVR, from the coding sequence ATGATGGTCAAGACTCTGTTGAGAAAATCTGTAAAATTGACGCTGCTTGAAGCCAGAATCGCGATTGTCGCCAATATCCTGTTGTTCGGCTTGAAATTATGGGCGGGTACGGTTGTGGGCTCTATTGCCCTGATCGCTGACGCATGGCATACTCTCTCCGATTCAGTGTCTTCTATCGTCGTATTGTTTGGCGTCAAGGTTGCGCAGAAACCGGCGGATCACGAACATCCCTACGGGCATGGCCGGGCTGAACTCATTGCCACTCTGGCTATCGGTGTGATGCTTGTAGTGGTCGCCTGGTCTTTCCTGCGGGAATCCTGGCTGCGTCTGCAGGGCGGCGAAAGTGTGGTTTTTGGCGCACTTGCTATTACTGTAACCGCGATTTCTGTGGTCGTGAAAGAAGGTCTGGCGCAGTTTGCATTCCGGGCCAATAAAAAAGTGACATCCAATATTCTCCGGGCGGATGCCTGGCATCACCGCTCCGATGCCATCAGTTCCGCGGCATTGCTGGTGGGGATGTTTCTCAGTTTCTGTTTTTGGTGGATGGACGGTGTCCTCGGTTTTTTGGTGGCCTTGATGATCGGTTATGCCGCCTTTGAGATTATTCGTGATTCCATTCATCAGTTTCTTGGCCGCGCCGTCAATCCGGCTACTCGGGAAAAAATCCGTGATATTTGTAAAGAATACGGCGTCAAATCCGAATCTATTCATCATTTTCACAAACACGAATACGGCGATCACATGGAACTTACATTTCACCTGCGTTTGCCCAATAATATGACCGTTGAGACAGCCCATGAAATCGTCAAGGATATTGAGCAACGAATCCGTGATGAGTTGGATATGGAAACCACGGTGCATGTTGAGCCTTTGGTCAGATAA
- a CDS encoding FAD-dependent oxidoreductase, with translation MNRRNFSKHMVTLGVGASALGYAARSGAQEPSGETYTEPAKKLPVRHFDVVVAGGGTAGLFAALAAARQGAKTMLIESKGYVGGIAVEGGTAIHSFYNLYTAFENCERRKVVQGIPGEFMDELTALGGATGYPEMETGRGYDSVCTAVDVEKYKILAFRKLEKAGVFVAVNTLLVDAIMDGDRIKGVITESRSGREAVMARSFIDSTGYADLSAYAGAEFTVPNDYASCNSFGFANASIDDYHKFLESHDAVGQMCRGPRSGEDGKFVRMGAERLDIPGFVDKARKIGMSMVTTTTHDNYLMYIKCNYKIPGSVINRDDVAKAEIEIRKRMEKAEALYREFVPGFEKAFIARTSPSLVIRRGRQVTCDYDLSHEDVINARHFDDDTFVYGFHDSAPRYQIKDGGTYGIPYRALCVRGIDNLYAVGMMITSDHRAHMSTRNTVSCMGQGQAAGTAAALCAEKNIGSRDLKYPKLHKALEKGGVYFEA, from the coding sequence ATGAATCGGCGTAATTTTTCCAAACACATGGTGACTCTGGGTGTCGGAGCTTCGGCTTTGGGTTATGCTGCAAGATCAGGAGCACAGGAACCCTCGGGCGAAACCTATACCGAACCCGCTAAAAAGCTGCCGGTGCGGCATTTTGATGTGGTGGTAGCCGGCGGCGGCACAGCCGGACTGTTTGCGGCCCTGGCAGCGGCGCGTCAGGGCGCCAAAACCATGCTGATCGAGTCCAAGGGATATGTGGGCGGTATCGCTGTGGAAGGCGGAACGGCCATTCACAGTTTTTACAACCTGTATACCGCGTTTGAGAACTGTGAACGGCGCAAAGTCGTGCAGGGCATTCCCGGCGAATTTATGGACGAACTCACCGCCCTGGGCGGCGCCACCGGATATCCGGAAATGGAGACCGGTCGCGGCTATGACTCGGTGTGTACGGCCGTCGATGTGGAAAAGTATAAAATTCTGGCGTTCCGAAAATTGGAAAAAGCGGGCGTGTTTGTCGCGGTCAATACGCTGCTGGTGGACGCGATTATGGACGGCGACCGCATCAAAGGCGTAATCACAGAAAGCCGTTCCGGACGCGAGGCGGTCATGGCCAGGAGCTTTATCGATTCCACCGGATATGCTGATCTGAGCGCCTATGCCGGAGCGGAATTTACCGTTCCCAATGACTATGCCAGTTGCAACAGTTTTGGATTTGCGAATGCGTCTATTGACGATTATCACAAGTTTCTGGAATCGCACGATGCGGTGGGACAGATGTGCCGCGGACCGCGCAGCGGTGAGGACGGCAAATTTGTACGCATGGGCGCGGAACGTCTGGATATTCCCGGTTTTGTCGATAAAGCACGGAAAATCGGCATGTCCATGGTGACCACCACCACACATGACAATTACCTGATGTACATCAAGTGCAATTACAAAATCCCCGGCAGTGTGATCAATCGCGATGATGTGGCCAAAGCCGAGATCGAGATCCGCAAGCGCATGGAAAAAGCTGAGGCGCTGTACCGGGAATTTGTGCCTGGATTTGAAAAAGCATTTATTGCGCGCACCAGTCCGTCGCTGGTTATCCGCCGCGGACGCCAGGTGACCTGCGATTACGATCTGTCGCATGAAGATGTGATCAACGCCCGGCATTTTGATGATGATACGTTTGTATACGGATTCCACGATTCCGCCCCCCGTTACCAGATCAAGGACGGCGGCACCTATGGAATTCCGTACCGCGCTCTGTGCGTCAGGGGTATTGATAATCTGTATGCCGTGGGCATGATGATCACCTCGGATCACCGCGCGCACATGTCCACGCGCAACACTGTCAGCTGTATGGGGCAGGGTCAGGCTGCGGGTACGGCGGCCGCTTTGTGCGCAGAAAAGAATATCGGTTCCCGAGATCTGAAATACCCGAAACTGCATAAAGCTCTGGAAAAAGGCGGTGTGTATTTTGAAGCCTAA
- a CDS encoding FlgD immunoglobulin-like domain containing protein has translation MAQPHQGRHFLNENLTEEQQQMIRETVQNLRDQGASREDIHAAVAELFESWGLKLPERPGRGHGPQFHQLTEQQRETLKSTIQDLREQGASREEIHKAVAELFESWGLERPKRLKDLSRIEKKQLRQYIRSLRKQGLSRQEIRAAVREWLQGLNKATEMNDDNFETFNAPNPFNPSTTITFSLDEPSEVRIKIFNIKGQLIQSFDQGMQNTGSHRILWNGVNETGEQVPSGTYLYQIQAGDKVSSKQMLLLK, from the coding sequence ATGGCACAACCGCATCAAGGACGACATTTTCTGAATGAAAATCTGACGGAAGAACAGCAACAGATGATTCGGGAGACCGTACAGAACCTGCGTGATCAGGGCGCCTCGCGCGAAGACATTCACGCGGCGGTGGCCGAACTGTTCGAATCCTGGGGACTAAAACTGCCGGAACGGCCCGGACGAGGTCACGGTCCGCAATTTCATCAGTTGACCGAGCAACAGCGGGAAACGCTCAAATCCACGATACAGGACCTGCGCGAACAGGGCGCTTCACGCGAAGAGATTCACAAGGCGGTTGCGGAACTGTTCGAGTCCTGGGGACTGGAACGACCGAAAAGATTAAAGGATTTGTCCCGAATTGAGAAAAAACAATTGCGGCAATACATCCGGTCTCTGCGAAAGCAAGGCTTGTCCAGACAGGAGATCAGAGCCGCAGTGCGCGAATGGCTTCAGGGATTGAACAAAGCTACAGAGATGAATGACGACAATTTTGAGACGTTTAACGCGCCGAATCCGTTCAATCCGAGCACCACGATCACTTTTTCACTTGATGAACCTTCCGAAGTGCGCATAAAAATATTCAACATCAAGGGTCAGCTGATACAAAGTTTTGATCAGGGTATGCAGAATACAGGTTCTCATCGTATTCTGTGGAATGGCGTAAATGAGACAGGTGAACAGGTGCCATCCGGAACCTATTTGTATCAAATTCAGGCTGGGGATAAGGTTTCAAGCAAACAAATGCTGCTTTTAAAATAA
- a CDS encoding RNA polymerase sigma factor, with amino-acid sequence MSAPSDQELVQASINGDSSAFRLLVERYESQIAATVIGMLGPGSEADDVGQEAFIRFYNSMSNFRGDSALSTYLTRIAINLSLNAIKRRQRMEKVHLPLEQAHNQTGDPPDYDAKERKQQVHRALQALDAKHRAVVVLRYLKGYSTWQTAEILDIPQGTVLSRLARAQEKLKKVLEPYMGEYNAI; translated from the coding sequence ATGTCAGCGCCATCGGACCAGGAACTTGTTCAGGCATCCATCAACGGAGACAGTTCAGCGTTTCGACTTTTGGTCGAACGCTATGAATCGCAGATCGCCGCTACTGTCATCGGAATGCTGGGCCCCGGTTCGGAAGCGGACGATGTCGGTCAGGAAGCGTTTATCCGGTTTTATAACAGCATGTCGAATTTCCGCGGCGACTCTGCATTGTCGACCTATCTGACCCGTATCGCGATCAATTTATCCCTGAACGCGATAAAGCGCAGACAACGCATGGAAAAAGTGCATCTGCCTCTGGAACAGGCGCACAACCAGACCGGTGATCCGCCCGATTATGATGCAAAAGAGCGCAAACAGCAAGTACACCGGGCGCTTCAGGCTCTGGATGCCAAACACCGCGCTGTGGTGGTGCTGCGTTATTTAAAAGGATACAGCACCTGGCAAACCGCGGAAATTTTGGACATTCCCCAGGGTACGGTGCTCTCACGACTGGCGCGCGCACAGGAAAAACTCAAAAAAGTATTGGAACCATACATGGGTGAATATAATGCGATATAA
- a CDS encoding nucleotidyl transferase AbiEii/AbiGii toxin family protein: MNNQSLSVNPLFKAALELQYFFQLKNWNYCFIGGLAVIRWGEMRMTQDIDICLMCGFGAEEVYVRALLREFRSRLTNAHQFAVQNRVLLLYASNGVSIDISLSGLPFEENMIERASYFEFLPEYSLLTCSAEDLIVLKAFADRDKDWVDIEGIISRNKTDINYHYIIEQLTPLCQAKEAPAILERLNRLFGE, translated from the coding sequence ATGAATAATCAATCTCTATCCGTTAATCCATTATTCAAGGCTGCTTTGGAATTACAGTACTTTTTTCAACTGAAGAACTGGAATTACTGCTTTATTGGCGGATTGGCTGTCATTCGATGGGGAGAAATGCGCATGACGCAGGATATCGATATTTGTCTGATGTGTGGATTTGGCGCTGAAGAGGTCTATGTACGGGCACTATTACGCGAATTTCGCTCGCGTCTCACAAATGCCCATCAATTTGCAGTTCAAAACCGGGTTCTTTTATTGTATGCTTCAAATGGCGTTTCAATCGACATCTCTTTATCAGGCTTGCCATTTGAAGAAAATATGATTGAAAGAGCGAGTTATTTTGAATTTCTTCCAGAATATTCATTACTTACCTGTTCTGCAGAGGATTTGATTGTCTTAAAAGCCTTTGCTGACCGGGATAAAGACTGGGTAGATATTGAGGGAATTATATCTCGTAATAAAACCGACATTAATTACCACTATATAATTGAACAATTAACTCCTCTATGTCAAGCCAAAGAGGCACCGGCTATTCTTGAAAGATTGAATAGATTATTTGGGGAGTAA
- a CDS encoding TonB-dependent receptor → MYSYTITGTVTDQKDGAPVAGANVTLLDSKQGAATSEQGRFHLNNVPTGTYTLAVSHISYRVYKQQITVDENLQLSIDMQPQVLKGQQIQVVSNRAVERKSPVAFTDISAQEIEREYFSQEVPLLLDKVPGVYSYSNTGGPIGYSEIKIRGFDATRVGVTINGVPLNDPQDHITYFYDLPDISANLEDIQVQRGVANSLYGTAAFAGTVNLKTSTAADERKIQYTAGFGSYNTRKHTVSLNSGLVNNTYTFHGRFSKISTDGYRDKSWVDAWSYFFSASRYDENVKTTINLFGGPMQAHFAWNGITRERLKTDRTYNSYQYEDAKDSFHQPHYQLINEWTPLDNLAIESTLFFIKGDGYYEQYKTGKSLTDYNMHSAEIDGETVTETDLVEQKWVDKQQFGWIPQVHTNWREHDLTIGGEFSTFTSKHWGEVKWGNRLPSDVPPNHVYYRHNGAKQSFALFFNDLYSITPSLFLKFDLQYKHLYTDFDQKKMGAFPGHEYDLTYDFLTPRLGVNYNINQALNVFVNASMANREPKDSDIYDANDPDAAPLFRTMNLEKGVYKDPYIEAETLRDYELGWGYQTTRLRMKFNAFWMDFDNEIVPTGGITDDGYPIYGNADRSRHRGIEFDARAYISGDVTLAGNFTWSDNTFIDYTEYLWNDDYTGYDAYSRDGNTISGFPETMVNLSASRTFGPLYLSVHGQHIGRIYLDNSETEQLSITPYNVVNATARLQLPEFSGVNLLLSVHVNNVLNEKYEVSGYAWGGSGYYIPAALRNVFVSLKTTL, encoded by the coding sequence TTGTATTCGTATACCATCACCGGTACGGTCACGGACCAAAAAGACGGCGCTCCGGTGGCGGGCGCCAATGTCACCTTACTGGACAGTAAACAGGGCGCCGCGACCTCGGAACAGGGCCGTTTTCACCTGAACAATGTGCCGACTGGCACCTATACCCTGGCCGTATCACATATCAGTTACCGGGTGTACAAACAACAGATCACAGTTGACGAAAATCTGCAGTTGTCTATAGACATGCAGCCGCAGGTCCTCAAAGGTCAGCAGATCCAGGTGGTATCCAATCGTGCCGTGGAACGCAAATCACCGGTGGCCTTTACGGATATTTCAGCTCAAGAGATCGAACGCGAGTATTTCAGCCAGGAAGTGCCGCTGCTGCTGGACAAGGTCCCCGGTGTATACTCGTATTCGAATACCGGCGGCCCGATCGGCTATTCCGAGATCAAGATCCGCGGGTTTGACGCCACACGGGTGGGCGTCACCATCAACGGCGTGCCGCTGAATGATCCGCAAGATCACATTACTTATTTTTACGATCTACCGGACATCAGCGCCAATCTGGAGGATATTCAGGTGCAACGGGGTGTGGCCAATTCATTGTACGGCACTGCGGCATTTGCCGGAACGGTCAATTTGAAAACCAGCACGGCTGCGGATGAACGCAAAATTCAGTACACGGCGGGATTCGGCAGTTATAACACCCGCAAGCATACCGTGTCACTGAACTCTGGTCTGGTGAATAATACATATACGTTTCACGGGCGTTTTTCAAAAATCAGCACAGACGGCTACCGCGACAAGTCCTGGGTAGACGCCTGGTCGTACTTTTTCAGCGCCAGCCGCTATGATGAAAACGTGAAAACCACCATCAACCTGTTCGGCGGCCCCATGCAAGCGCATTTTGCCTGGAACGGTATTACGCGTGAACGTCTTAAAACCGACCGCACCTACAATTCGTACCAATATGAGGACGCCAAGGATTCGTTCCATCAACCGCATTATCAGTTGATCAATGAATGGACGCCTTTGGACAATCTCGCCATCGAATCGACGTTGTTTTTCATCAAAGGCGACGGCTACTATGAGCAGTACAAAACCGGCAAGTCGTTGACCGATTACAACATGCACAGCGCCGAAATCGACGGTGAAACGGTGACAGAAACAGATCTGGTAGAACAAAAATGGGTGGACAAGCAGCAGTTCGGCTGGATTCCCCAGGTGCACACCAACTGGCGCGAGCATGACCTCACAATCGGCGGCGAATTCAGCACGTTTACATCAAAACACTGGGGCGAGGTCAAATGGGGAAATCGCCTGCCGTCTGATGTACCGCCCAATCATGTTTACTATCGACACAACGGCGCGAAACAATCGTTTGCCCTGTTCTTCAATGACCTGTACAGCATCACTCCCTCTCTGTTCCTGAAATTCGATCTGCAGTACAAGCACCTGTATACAGATTTTGATCAAAAAAAAATGGGGGCGTTCCCGGGACACGAATATGATTTGACCTATGATTTTCTGACACCACGCCTCGGAGTGAATTACAATATCAATCAAGCTCTGAACGTGTTTGTCAATGCTTCCATGGCCAATCGCGAGCCCAAGGACTCGGATATTTACGATGCCAACGATCCGGATGCCGCTCCCCTGTTCCGCACCATGAACCTGGAAAAAGGCGTTTACAAAGACCCCTACATTGAGGCCGAGACCCTGCGCGATTATGAACTGGGCTGGGGCTATCAGACCACTCGTCTGCGCATGAAATTCAACGCATTCTGGATGGATTTTGACAACGAAATCGTGCCCACGGGCGGCATCACAGACGACGGCTATCCCATCTACGGCAACGCCGACCGATCACGGCACCGCGGTATCGAGTTCGATGCCCGAGCTTACATTTCCGGCGATGTGACACTGGCAGGTAATTTCACCTGGAGCGACAATACATTTATCGATTATACGGAATACTTGTGGAACGACGATTATACCGGTTATGATGCGTACAGTCGTGACGGCAACACCATTTCCGGTTTTCCGGAAACTATGGTCAACCTGAGCGCCAGTCGTACATTCGGCCCCCTGTATCTGTCCGTGCACGGCCAGCACATCGGACGCATTTATCTGGACAATTCAGAAACAGAACAATTGTCGATCACTCCATACAACGTGGTCAATGCCACTGCCCGACTGCAGCTGCCGGAATTCAGCGGCGTGAATCTGCTGCTGTCCGTGCATGTAAACAATGTGCTGAACGAGAAATACGAGGTCAGCGGCTACGCCTGGGGCGGCAGCGGATATTATATTCCGGCAGCTCTGAGGAATGTGTTTGTCAGTCTGAAGACGACGCTGTAA
- a CDS encoding DUF4254 domain-containing protein produces the protein MNSLKEILAPFEGERLLEWFTDLIELWHDTAPLKPNDTQSPKGMTQWVLYKNFLVWHLEEMIRDKNVSAEKIPQIERAIDKNTHIRMDVLEQIDIWIDNVLTTAGVQVDENAPVHSETPANIINRLSVLCLKIYHLNERLRTESRDHDTNTMRIRLNILEEQRRDVAHALDELVKELRLGQKKHKVYRQFKIYNDPSFHPELFEDKNNKGE, from the coding sequence TTGAATTCATTAAAAGAAATACTGGCTCCATTTGAAGGGGAACGGTTGCTTGAATGGTTCACGGATCTCATAGAGTTATGGCACGATACCGCCCCTTTGAAACCCAATGATACCCAGTCTCCCAAAGGAATGACTCAGTGGGTGTTATACAAGAATTTTCTGGTCTGGCATTTGGAAGAAATGATACGAGACAAGAATGTAAGCGCAGAAAAGATTCCCCAAATTGAACGTGCGATCGATAAAAATACGCATATTCGCATGGATGTGCTGGAACAAATTGATATCTGGATCGATAATGTGCTCACCACGGCGGGTGTCCAAGTAGATGAAAATGCACCTGTGCACTCTGAAACACCGGCCAATATTATCAACCGATTATCTGTGCTTTGTCTCAAAATTTACCATTTGAATGAACGTTTAAGAACCGAATCAAGGGATCATGATACCAACACAATGCGCATCCGTCTCAATATCCTTGAGGAACAGCGCCGGGACGTGGCACATGCGTTGGATGAATTGGTCAAAGAGCTGCGTTTGGGGCAAAAGAAGCACAAAGTATACCGTCAATTTAAAATCTATAATGATCCGAGTTTTCATCCGGAATTATTTGAGGATAAAAATAATAAAGGGGAATGA
- a CDS encoding lactate racemase domain-containing protein, which yields MNVEFKYLSKPQTISLPDNTRILNTENFELVQDTYIAIIKSLLQPLGYERSLFDMAKSVDTACVTIDAMIPNPILDMVLRPVLKTLHAAGLAYTDICILFAAEYPLEVKKSMVRKKVSKDIRDSYHIEFHDNFTLTNHQLAGDTSRQTPVYMDRRFLRTQMKIAIGRVIPHFAVGLFDSISVVGLGLTSPDTLKALYALARQDIHENGTFDTVMHRDIVEICDLAQVDFIVNILMSAQERVMNIFSGKIKDTYQKTESVLQSQYTANLKEPADAAVVTSGLTGVEKWYLLIETVCNAAPSVREHGSIVLLSDLLYQMDNAKIRACTSLEDFLSIFLEQKRWMGIFEILEEKLKNRTVYFPIGV from the coding sequence ATGAATGTCGAATTTAAATATCTGAGCAAACCGCAGACAATTTCTCTGCCTGACAACACACGTATTCTGAATACAGAGAACTTTGAACTCGTACAGGATACTTATATTGCTATTATCAAATCCCTGCTGCAGCCGCTTGGATATGAGCGATCACTGTTTGATATGGCAAAATCTGTTGATACCGCGTGTGTGACGATCGATGCAATGATTCCGAACCCCATTCTTGATATGGTGCTGCGGCCCGTGCTTAAAACGCTGCACGCTGCCGGATTGGCCTATACCGATATCTGTATTCTTTTTGCAGCAGAATATCCGCTTGAAGTTAAAAAGTCAATGGTTCGTAAAAAGGTCAGCAAAGATATTCGTGATTCGTATCATATCGAATTTCATGATAATTTTACACTCACCAACCATCAGCTCGCCGGAGACACGTCGCGTCAGACTCCGGTTTATATGGACCGCCGATTTCTGCGCACCCAGATGAAAATTGCCATAGGACGCGTTATACCACATTTTGCAGTGGGCTTGTTTGATTCTATCAGCGTTGTGGGACTCGGATTGACGAGTCCGGATACCCTGAAAGCTCTGTACGCTCTGGCGCGACAGGATATTCATGAGAACGGCACCTTTGATACTGTGATGCACCGGGATATTGTTGAAATATGTGATTTGGCACAGGTCGATTTTATTGTCAATATACTCATGAGCGCTCAGGAACGCGTCATGAATATTTTTTCCGGCAAGATAAAAGATACGTATCAAAAGACCGAGTCTGTTTTGCAGTCCCAATATACCGCAAATCTGAAAGAACCGGCAGACGCCGCCGTGGTAACCAGCGGACTGACCGGCGTGGAAAAATGGTATTTGCTTATCGAAACTGTGTGCAATGCTGCGCCGAGTGTCAGGGAGCACGGGAGTATTGTTTTGCTGTCCGATCTCCTGTATCAGATGGATAACGCCAAAATCCGCGCATGTACGTCTTTGGAAGATTTTTTATCTATTTTTCTGGAACAGAAACGCTGGATGGGTATTTTTGAAATTCTTGAAGAAAAGTTAAAAAATAGAACCGTATATTTTCCTATTGGTGTTTAG
- a CDS encoding cysteine desulfurase family protein: MKPVYMDHHATTPVDPDVLDVMMPFFSQEFGNPSSNTHEYGHRAREAVELARVQIAELIAASSPDEIVFTSGATEANNLAVKGSARSAQQRSGRNLITLPIEHKSVLDPVARLEKEDVNIRYCRVNQYGRIDLEHLRSLLNADTVLVSVQAANSEIGTLQPLTEIAAIVRQYPALFHVDAVQAAGRVPLNVYRDSIDLLSLSAHKMYGPKGVGALYVRKGLRLTPLLDGGGHERGLRSGTYNVPGIAGMGKAAELAGRNLDEHSRAMRALQQRLWNGLLEQIKDIQLNGHPEHRLANNLNIAFTGVDGGSLVLSCPDVALSTGSACTSASPESSYVLKALQIPAARARCSVRFGLGKGNTQEQVDTVIDSLSRAVAGIRQRSILPQFR; this comes from the coding sequence ATGAAACCAGTATATATGGATCATCATGCAACGACCCCGGTCGATCCGGATGTTTTAGATGTGATGATGCCCTTTTTTTCTCAGGAATTCGGCAATCCTTCCAGCAATACACATGAATATGGCCATCGTGCCAGAGAGGCTGTTGAGCTGGCGCGGGTTCAGATCGCGGAATTGATCGCTGCATCATCTCCCGATGAAATTGTATTTACAAGCGGGGCGACCGAGGCCAATAATCTGGCTGTAAAAGGCAGCGCCCGATCCGCGCAACAGCGTTCCGGGCGCAATTTAATCACGCTTCCGATCGAGCATAAATCAGTGCTGGACCCTGTCGCCCGCCTTGAAAAAGAAGACGTAAACATTCGCTATTGCCGGGTCAATCAATACGGACGCATCGACCTGGAGCATCTGCGTTCCCTGCTAAATGCAGATACAGTCCTGGTATCTGTACAGGCAGCCAACAGCGAAATCGGCACTTTGCAACCACTGACGGAAATTGCGGCTATTGTACGCCAATATCCTGCGCTCTTTCATGTCGATGCAGTCCAGGCCGCAGGACGTGTGCCTCTAAACGTGTACCGGGATTCGATTGATTTGTTGTCGCTTTCGGCACATAAAATGTACGGCCCCAAAGGCGTGGGGGCATTATATGTACGCAAAGGCTTGCGTTTGACGCCGTTGCTGGATGGCGGCGGTCATGAACGCGGATTGCGCTCCGGTACCTACAATGTTCCCGGAATTGCGGGAATGGGCAAGGCGGCTGAACTTGCCGGGCGTAATCTGGACGAGCACAGCCGGGCAATGCGCGCTTTGCAGCAGCGGCTGTGGAATGGTTTGCTGGAGCAGATTAAAGATATACAGCTGAATGGACATCCCGAACACCGGCTTGCGAATAATTTAAACATTGCTTTTACCGGCGTGGATGGCGGATCACTTGTCCTTTCATGCCCGGATGTGGCGCTTTCGACAGGTTCAGCCTGTACCTCGGCATCGCCGGAGAGTTCCTATGTGCTCAAAGCGCTTCAAATCCCGGCAGCCCGGGCTCGCTGTTCGGTGCGCTTTGGTTTGGGTAAAGGAAATACTCAGGAACAGGTGGACACTGTGATTGACAGCCTGAGCCGTGCCGTCGCCGGCATACGGCAGAGATCAATTTTACCGCAATTCAGATAA
- a CDS encoding FprA family A-type flavoprotein — protein sequence MKPFEITSDVYWCGALHPDLRVFDIIMQTKNGSTYNSYFINDEKKVVIDAVKLKFSDQYLENLKTLVDPETLDYIVVQHNEPDHSGSLVQLMDVAPNARIVCSRGAVKYVQNTVNRDVDIIPVRNGETLELGSRTLQFVVAPNVHWPDTMMTYSAEDKILFTCDFLGAHFCDSRMLNTKITRDMWPDFKDYFDKIMRPFKKNVRSALEKIKELEFETVAPSHGPLLQGDLGKYISAYREWSAASPENDPPKMLIYYASAHGNTGTMAELIAQGAKKQADVQVYNAEGLDPETHLDLIETADAVVLGSPTLNNDAVKPVWDVINSLVTIDVKGKLGASFGSYGWSGEAVKMLDARLADLKFKVPHEGLKAVLIPGPEERRACIEFGEKLANELSK from the coding sequence ATGAAACCATTTGAAATAACATCGGATGTTTACTGGTGCGGCGCACTGCATCCGGACTTGCGCGTGTTTGATATCATAATGCAGACCAAAAACGGTTCCACCTATAACAGCTATTTTATCAATGATGAGAAAAAGGTCGTTATTGATGCCGTGAAATTGAAATTCTCGGATCAATATCTTGAAAATTTGAAAACATTGGTCGACCCGGAAACCCTGGATTATATCGTCGTTCAGCACAACGAACCGGATCATTCCGGCAGTCTGGTTCAATTAATGGATGTCGCTCCGAATGCCCGCATTGTATGCTCCAGGGGCGCTGTGAAATATGTGCAAAATACCGTGAACCGGGATGTGGATATTATTCCGGTGCGCAATGGCGAAACGCTTGAACTCGGCAGCCGAACCCTGCAGTTTGTAGTCGCTCCCAACGTGCATTGGCCTGATACCATGATGACCTACAGCGCAGAGGACAAAATATTATTCACATGCGACTTTTTAGGCGCTCATTTCTGTGACAGCCGCATGCTGAATACCAAAATTACGCGCGATATGTGGCCTGATTTTAAAGACTATTTCGACAAGATTATGCGACCGTTTAAAAAGAATGTGCGCAGCGCTCTGGAAAAGATCAAAGAACTGGAGTTTGAGACTGTTGCTCCGTCACATGGGCCACTGCTGCAAGGTGATCTTGGAAAATATATTTCCGCTTACCGGGAGTGGTCGGCCGCGTCGCCGGAGAACGATCCGCCTAAAATGCTCATTTATTATGCCAGCGCTCACGGCAATACCGGAACCATGGCCGAGCTGATCGCTCAGGGCGCTAAAAAACAGGCGGATGTTCAGGTGTACAATGCCGAGGGGCTTGACCCGGAGACGCATCTTGATCTGATTGAGACAGCCGATGCGGTTGTCTTGGGATCTCCGACACTTAATAATGACGCCGTTAAACCTGTTTGGGATGTGATAAACAGTCTGGTTACTATCGACGTTAAAGGCAAGCTGGGCGCAAGTTTCGGGTCTTACGGTTGGAGCGGGGAAGCTGTAAAAATGCTGGATGCCCGGCTGGCTGACCTCAAGTTCAAGGTCCCGCACGAAGGGCTGAAAGCTGTTCTGATCCCGGGGCCGGAAGAGCGCCGGGCTTGTATTGAATTCGGAGAAAAACTGGCGAACGAATTGAGCAAATAA